In Streptomyces sp. 1222.5, a single window of DNA contains:
- a CDS encoding DUF1702 family protein, producing MSSFFGAFRRRLLTPPVSETTMEVRGFHVKNAEAKQRLEYIGEVFLKGYAYAVEAGSPAEAEELLETVPRDMRGFAYEGAGMGAAVYDSLPGHGGRLQGLLAGRGRDHDYMIYVGIGWAMARLPKPLWPDIRSTDPLLRWLALDGYGFHQAYFKTGAYVRTPHVQHPFRWRGGHNHYTANAIDQGIGRALWFVGGTDPDVVTGLIRAYPEHRHSDLYAGAGLACAYAGSVGEDELARFVEGAGEHRWALAQGSAFATEARIKAGTVIDHTHLAARVVCGTTAEGAAQVCRDTRPRTPESAGPFPAYEAWRHDIAAQLASSSLVSKGADQ from the coding sequence GTGTCCAGTTTCTTTGGCGCTTTCAGGCGCCGATTGCTCACACCTCCGGTTTCCGAGACGACCATGGAGGTGCGCGGTTTTCATGTGAAGAACGCGGAAGCAAAGCAACGCCTTGAGTACATCGGTGAGGTGTTCCTCAAGGGGTACGCCTACGCGGTGGAGGCGGGTTCGCCCGCCGAGGCCGAGGAACTGCTGGAGACCGTCCCGCGGGACATGCGCGGCTTCGCCTACGAGGGCGCCGGCATGGGAGCGGCGGTGTACGACTCGCTGCCCGGACACGGCGGCCGGCTCCAGGGGCTGCTGGCCGGCCGGGGCCGCGACCACGACTACATGATCTACGTCGGCATCGGCTGGGCGATGGCCCGCCTGCCCAAGCCGCTGTGGCCCGACATCCGTTCCACCGACCCGCTGCTGCGCTGGCTGGCACTGGACGGCTACGGATTCCACCAGGCGTACTTCAAGACCGGCGCGTACGTGCGCACCCCGCACGTGCAGCACCCCTTCCGCTGGCGCGGCGGTCACAACCACTACACGGCCAACGCCATCGACCAGGGCATCGGCCGCGCCCTGTGGTTCGTCGGCGGCACCGACCCCGACGTCGTCACCGGCCTGATCCGCGCCTACCCCGAGCACCGGCACTCCGACCTCTACGCGGGCGCCGGCCTCGCCTGCGCCTACGCCGGCAGCGTCGGCGAGGACGAACTCGCCCGCTTCGTCGAGGGCGCGGGCGAGCACCGCTGGGCGCTCGCCCAGGGGTCCGCGTTCGCCACCGAGGCGCGGATCAAGGCCGGCACGGTCATCGACCACACCCACCTCGCGGCCCGCGTGGTGTGCGGCACGACGGCCGAGGGTGCCGCGCAGGTGTGCCGTGACACCCGGCCCCGTACGCCCGAGTCCGCCGGCCCGTTCCCGGCCTACGAGGCATGGCGCCACGACATCGCCGCGCAACTCGCTTCCTCGTCGCTCGTTTCGAAAGGTGCTGACCAGTGA
- a CDS encoding DUF1702 family protein yields MPALGALRRLIMAPSLDEVGFARRGFRVEPTDHTRQLEAVPQAVVTGFEWGIEDRDTATTERRLALVDPLNRGFAYEGATMACAIRDTMGPKGHRTADLLRGGGRPHIFLNYIGIGFAMAKLPRPLWKKLVPDLDEPDLYPAMSWLCVDGYGFDRAYFDTRTWVDGQRLDTPYAWDGAPDYWQRAFDQGVGRALWFIHGGHVGNVSAAVRAFAGDRRADLWSGVGLASTFAGGTTAAGLSALHTEAGDLAGHLAQGAVFAAKARHHSGYVPEHSSAAVHAFTGRTVEAVARLADDCAATAPEDGTGPAYEVWRRNVRRQLSAAVV; encoded by the coding sequence GTGCCGGCATTGGGAGCGCTGCGCAGGCTCATCATGGCTCCGTCCCTGGACGAGGTCGGCTTCGCGCGGCGAGGATTCCGCGTGGAACCCACCGACCACACACGTCAGTTGGAGGCCGTACCGCAGGCGGTGGTGACCGGCTTCGAATGGGGCATCGAGGACCGCGACACCGCCACCACCGAGCGCCGGCTGGCGCTCGTCGACCCGCTCAACCGGGGCTTCGCCTACGAGGGCGCCACCATGGCCTGCGCGATCCGCGACACGATGGGCCCCAAGGGTCACCGCACCGCCGATCTGCTGCGCGGCGGCGGCAGGCCGCACATCTTCCTCAACTACATCGGCATCGGCTTCGCCATGGCCAAACTGCCCAGGCCGCTGTGGAAGAAGCTCGTCCCGGACCTGGACGAGCCCGACCTGTACCCGGCGATGAGCTGGCTGTGCGTCGACGGCTACGGCTTCGACCGCGCCTACTTCGACACCCGCACCTGGGTGGACGGACAGCGCCTCGACACCCCCTACGCCTGGGACGGCGCCCCCGACTACTGGCAGCGCGCCTTCGACCAGGGTGTCGGCCGCGCGCTGTGGTTCATCCACGGCGGCCACGTGGGCAACGTGTCCGCGGCCGTACGGGCGTTCGCCGGCGACCGCAGGGCCGACCTGTGGAGCGGTGTCGGCCTCGCCTCGACCTTCGCGGGCGGCACGACGGCGGCCGGCCTGAGCGCACTGCACACGGAGGCGGGCGACCTCGCCGGGCACCTCGCGCAGGGCGCCGTGTTCGCCGCCAAGGCCCGCCACCACTCCGGGTACGTCCCCGAGCACAGCAGCGCCGCGGTGCACGCGTTCACCGGGCGCACCGTCGAGGCCGTCGCGCGCCTCGCCGACGACTGCGCGGCCACCGCCCCCGAGGACGGGACCGGACCGGCCTACGAGGTATGGCGCCGCAATGTGCGCCGGCAACTGAGCGCCGCCGTTGTTTGA
- a CDS encoding helix-turn-helix domain-containing protein: MLRHTYEGQDCSLARSLEVVGERWTLLIVRSALLGTTRFDQFLSHLDIARNVLSSRLNRLVEQGIMERVPYQDKPVRHEYRLTPAGRDLTRAVVALMQWGDRNLPQELGPPRRADHLGCEGRVEVELHCSHCGRAVHDEEVDVRRLR, from the coding sequence ATGCTGAGACACACGTACGAGGGACAGGACTGCAGTCTCGCCCGTTCCCTCGAGGTCGTCGGCGAGCGCTGGACCCTTCTGATCGTCCGTTCGGCGCTCCTCGGCACCACGCGCTTCGACCAGTTCCTGTCCCACCTGGACATCGCACGCAACGTGCTCTCCTCGCGGCTGAACCGCCTGGTCGAGCAGGGCATCATGGAACGGGTGCCCTACCAGGACAAGCCGGTACGCCACGAGTACCGGCTCACCCCGGCGGGCCGGGACCTGACCCGGGCGGTCGTCGCCCTGATGCAGTGGGGGGACCGCAACCTGCCGCAGGAACTGGGCCCGCCCAGGCGCGCCGACCACCTCGGCTGCGAGGGCCGCGTCGAGGTCGAACTGCACTGCTCGCACTGCGGGCGCGCCGTGCACGACGAAGAGGTGGATGTGCGCCGCCTCCGCTGA
- a CDS encoding IS701 family transposase, with the protein MASQASLPVFAESVFECLPRSDQRRWAQAYVEGLLVTEGKKTVRRLAAAVSASPAASQSLHQFVSASPWDWMPVRAELTRWVEPRLAPRACVITPAMLRKRGEHSCGVHRRFLASTGRSVTCQVGIGMFLSSYERAVPVDWRLLLPGSWVKDHERRVRTKIPAEVGPRSVEQHALDLVDTLAGNSRTAPLPVVADLEAAGGTHATSLIHGLALRGRDFVVAIPDRLQVAVGRRLRMQSPNGEDGQGLVLAARSLFEFDAGTLTRMESVAPWDGRGRHTTVMSAFVRLPRAGQSGERIDRTYRLFAVRPEGGRRPVQMYLTSLTHTRMESVLALTRTLAQAERSVRTLSDGFGLLDFEGRSYPGWHHHMTLVSAAYAYSSFDQRPTGGGQRMLMAA; encoded by the coding sequence ATGGCTTCACAGGCCTCGCTACCGGTGTTCGCGGAGAGTGTCTTCGAGTGCCTGCCGCGCAGCGACCAGAGGCGCTGGGCGCAGGCCTACGTGGAGGGACTGCTCGTCACTGAGGGCAAGAAGACGGTCCGGCGGCTCGCCGCGGCCGTCTCGGCGTCGCCCGCCGCCTCGCAGTCGCTGCACCAGTTCGTCAGCGCCAGCCCGTGGGACTGGATGCCGGTCCGGGCGGAACTCACCCGCTGGGTCGAGCCGCGACTGGCCCCGCGTGCCTGCGTGATCACCCCGGCCATGCTGCGCAAGCGCGGCGAGCACTCCTGCGGTGTGCACCGCCGCTTCCTGGCCTCCACCGGCCGCTCGGTGACCTGCCAGGTCGGCATCGGGATGTTCCTGTCCTCCTACGAACGGGCCGTGCCGGTCGACTGGCGCCTGCTGCTTCCCGGTTCCTGGGTGAAGGACCACGAGCGCCGCGTCCGGACCAAGATCCCCGCCGAGGTGGGCCCCCGCTCCGTCGAGCAGCACGCCCTCGACCTCGTCGACACCCTCGCCGGCAACAGCCGCACCGCACCCCTGCCGGTCGTCGCCGACCTGGAGGCCGCCGGCGGGACGCACGCGACCTCCCTGATCCACGGACTCGCGCTGCGCGGACGGGACTTCGTGGTGGCCATCCCCGACCGGCTCCAAGTCGCCGTCGGCCGGCGCCTGCGCATGCAGAGCCCGAACGGCGAGGACGGGCAAGGCCTGGTGCTCGCGGCCCGCAGCCTGTTCGAGTTCGACGCGGGCACCCTCACCCGGATGGAGAGCGTGGCCCCCTGGGACGGGCGCGGACGGCACACCACCGTCATGTCCGCCTTCGTACGACTGCCCAGGGCGGGACAGAGCGGCGAGCGCATCGACCGCACGTACCGCCTCTTCGCCGTCCGTCCAGAGGGCGGGCGGCGCCCCGTCCAGATGTATCTGACCAGCCTCACCCACACCCGCATGGAGTCGGTGCTCGCCCTGACCCGGACGCTCGCCCAGGCGGAGAGGTCCGTGCGCACCCTGTCGGACGGGTTCGGACTGCTCGACTTCGAGGGGCGCTCCTACCCCGGCTGGCACCACCACATGACGCTGGTCTCCGCCGCGTACGCCTACAGCAGCTTCGACCAGCGTCCCACCGGCGGCGGTCAGCGCATGCTCATGGCGGCCTGA
- a CDS encoding TetR/AcrR family transcriptional regulator, giving the protein MVKQERAMRTREALVRAAASEFDRAGYEGTSLSRISKSVGVSIGAVTFHFSSKSELADAVQQAGRSVTRTAVEGVLAEPRSALRVVVDLTLILAQLMEREPSVRAAIRLSRERPDAVPWSEVWLPTVRRLLDEAHETGQLRAAALPADVTTLVEYLTSGAEAYLRSRMGSDMAFESAVAQLKRLWHVAIAGVAVDTGAHAAGGPAAAITEEPVLLGPSAVVVGDGRQ; this is encoded by the coding sequence ATGGTGAAGCAGGAGCGGGCCATGCGTACGCGCGAGGCCCTGGTCAGAGCGGCGGCGTCGGAGTTCGACCGTGCCGGCTACGAAGGCACGTCACTGTCGCGCATCAGCAAGTCGGTCGGCGTGTCCATAGGCGCCGTCACCTTCCATTTCTCGTCCAAGAGCGAACTGGCCGACGCGGTCCAGCAGGCCGGGCGGTCGGTGACCCGGACGGCGGTGGAGGGTGTTCTCGCCGAACCCCGCTCGGCGCTGCGCGTGGTGGTCGATCTGACGCTGATACTGGCCCAGTTGATGGAGCGGGAGCCTTCCGTCCGGGCCGCCATCCGCCTCAGCCGCGAGCGTCCGGACGCCGTCCCGTGGTCCGAGGTCTGGCTGCCGACGGTGCGCCGGCTCCTCGACGAGGCACATGAAACCGGTCAACTTCGTGCAGCCGCCCTGCCGGCGGACGTCACGACGCTGGTGGAGTACCTGACCAGCGGTGCGGAGGCCTATCTGCGCAGCCGTATGGGCTCGGACATGGCTTTCGAGAGCGCGGTGGCCCAGCTCAAGCGGCTCTGGCACGTGGCCATCGCGGGCGTGGCGGTCGACACGGGGGCCCACGCGGCCGGCGGCCCCGCGGCCGCCATCACCGAGGAGCCGGTCCTCCTCGGCCCGTCAGCCGTGGTGGTCGGGGACGGGCGCCAGTAG